A genomic stretch from Solenopsis invicta isolate M01_SB chromosome 15, UNIL_Sinv_3.0, whole genome shotgun sequence includes:
- the LOC105199717 gene encoding serine/threonine-protein kinase BRSK2 isoform X3 yields MQGKESPVGSNTQETHQYVGPYRLEKTLGKGQTGLVKLGVHCVLGKKVAIKIINREKLSESVLMKVEREIAIMKLIDHPHVLGLSDVYENKKYLYLVLEHVSGGELFDYLVKKSRLTPKEARRFFRQIISALDFCHSHSICHRDLKPENLLLDEKNNIKIADFGMASLQPAGSMLETSCGSPHYACPEVIRGEKYDGRKADVWSCGVILYALLVGALPFDDDNLRKLLEKVKRGLFYIPHFVPPECQNLLRGMIEVDPEKRLTLAEINRHIWVTAAGKGELELELSMMDVVQTHVIPSVEAIDPDVLQAIASLGCFKERDKLIQELLSPNHNTEKVIYFLLLERKRRRPACEDELEVMRSSMRGSAGQLEADPPRKRVDTCRVNGSTALNLGQISHGSPLTPRRQSRLLIICSTRHHARRSPSTGCHTHASHSHSSTPGSSPLHAPAGLLSPHRAVPTSHMSQTIACGAHRLSIGSTITNVAGNGSSPTNQSVPTPTPALATVGIELNDVQPVVAVGVTPPGSPHTGAGSGAHHWRSRLTTIKNSFLGSPRFHRRKLLTSTEEVHLTPDSSPELTKKSWFGSLMTTEKDETFTVLVKGKPLASVKADLIHAFLSIAELSHSVSSPMSFRVEYKRGSTAPAMFQRQVRFQVDISAISKQPNEPLFAITFTLLSGNIRRFRRVCEHIQSQVCSRNVGMNLGGQSRAAPPSPRASRKFTTEMSESSSCGSDTSERLFLNPHPATRQIDSDIESDTSVFDVKSPTRENGRRSSTSTNNNNALSGETTPTPGSPPKAVRSNSESQNTPEKKCVTTMSGNNIA; encoded by the exons GTTTAGTTAAGCTCGGCGTGCACTGTGTGTTAGGCAAGAAGGTAGCGATCAAGATTATCAATCGCGAAAAGCTTTCGGAGTCTGTGTTGATGAAAGTGGAGCGTGAGATCGCCATTATGAAATTGATCGATCATCCGCATGTGCTCGGTCTCTCGGATGTGTACGAAAACAAGAAATATCT ATATCTTGTTCTGGAACACGTCTCGGGCGGGGAACTGTTCGATTATTTGGTTAAAAAGAGCAGACTGACCCCGAAGGAAGCGAGGAGATTTTTTCGACAAATAATTTCCGCATTAGATTTTTGCCACAGTCATAGTATATG CCATAGAGATTTGAAGCCTGAGAACTTGTTACTGGACGAgaagaataatattaagataGCGGATTTCGGAATGGCGTCCTTACAACCCGCAGGCTCCATGCTGGAGACCAGTTGCGGATCACCTCATTACGCTTGTCCCGAAGTCATCAGA GGTGAGAAATATGACGGTAGAAAAGCGGATGTATGGTCTTGTGGGGTAATACTTTACGCGCTTCTGGTAGGCGCCTTACCCTTTGACGACGACAATCTGAGAAAATTGTTGGAAAAAGTTAAGCGCGGATTGTTTTACATACCGCATTTTGTGCCGCCCGAGTGTCAGAATTTGCTCAGAGGCATGATAGAGGTCGATCCTGAGAAAAGATTGACG ttAGCAGAAATAAATAGGCATATTTGGGTGACGGCGGCGGGTAAGGGCGAGTTGGAATTGGAGCTGTCGATGATGGACGTAGTGCAGACGCACGTTATTCCGTCCGTGGAAGCGATCGATCCCGACGTGCTACAGGCGATCGCGAGTCTCGGTTGCTTCAAGGAGCGCGACAAACTCATTCAAGAGTTGCTCAGTCCGAA CCACAACACGGAGAAGGTGATATACTTCTTACTGCTAGAGAGGAAACGAAGAAGACCAGCGTGCGAGGACGAGCTCGAGGTAATGAGAAGTAGCATGAGAGGATCCGCGGGACAATTAGAGGCCGATCCGCCAAGGAAACGGGTGGATACGTGTAGAGTGAACGGAAGTACCGCGCTCAATCTCGGACAGATCAGTCACGGCTCGCCTTTGACGCCTAGAAGACAGTCCAG aTTGCTAATCATTTGCAGCACGAGACATCACGCGCGTCGATCACCGAGCACGGGATGCCACACTCACGCGTCCCATTCGCACTCGTCGACCCCGGGCAGCTCGCCGTTGCATGCACCGGCGGGTCTCCTGAGTCCCCATAGAGCGGTACCGACGTCGCACATGAGTCAGACGATCGCCTGCGGTGCGCACAGACTGTCCATTGGCAGTACCATCACTAATGTCGCCGGAAACGGCAGCAGCCCCACGAATCAAAGCGTCCCGACGCCGACGCCGGCCCTCGCCACTGTCGGCATTGAACTCAATGACGTACAGCCTG TAGTCGCAGTCGGCGTTACACCGCCAGGCTCGCCTCACACGGGAGCAGGGTCCGGAGCTCATCACTGGAGATCGCGATTAACCACGATCAAGAATTCTTTCCTGGGAAGTCCCAGGTTTCATCGTCGTAAATTGCTCACTAGTACCGAAGAG GTACATCTCACGCCGGATTCTTCGCCGGAACTTACCAAAAAATCATGGTTCGGTAGTTTGATGACTACGGAAAAAGACGAAACTTTTACCGTTTTGGTGAAAGGAAAACCGCTAGCTAGTGTAAAAGCTGATCTAATTCACGCTTTTTTATCG ATAGCAGAATTATCTCACAGCGTAAGCTCACCGATGTCGTTCAGAGTGGAGTACAAAAGGGGTAGTACCGCGCCAGCCATGTTCCAGAGACAAGTGCGATTTCAAGTTGACATTAGTGCGATTTCGAAGCAGCCGAACGAGCCCCTCTTTGCCATCACGTTCACGTTATTGAGCG GAAACATCCGAAGATTCAGGCGAGTATGCGAGCATATTCAGTCTCAGGTGTGTTCGAGAAACGTGGGTATGAACTTGGGAGGACAAAGCAGAGCCGCGCCGCCTAGTCCGAGGGCCTCCAGAAAGTTCACCACAGAGATGAGCGAGAGTTCCAGCTGTGGCAGTGATACCAGTGAACGACTCTTTCTTAATCCTCACCCAGCTACCAGACAG ATCGATTCGGACATTGAGTCGGATACGTCTGTATTCGACGTAAAGTCACCAACCCGCGAGAATGGTAGAAGAAGTTCGACGTCGACGAACAACAACAATGCCCTATCGGGTGAAACGACACCGACCCCGGGCAGTCCGCCAAAAGCGGTGCGAAGCAATTCGGAGAGCCAAAATACGCCGGAAAAGAAATGCGTCACCACTATGAGCGGCAACAACATAGCGTGA
- the LOC105199717 gene encoding serine/threonine-protein kinase BRSK2 isoform X2: MQGKESPVGSNTQETHQYVGPYRLEKTLGKGQTGLVKLGVHCVLGKKVAIKIINREKLSESVLMKVEREIAIMKLIDHPHVLGLSDVYENKKYLYLVLEHVSGGELFDYLVKKSRLTPKEARRFFRQIISALDFCHSHSICHRDLKPENLLLDEKNNIKIADFGMASLQPAGSMLETSCGSPHYACPEVIRGEKYDGRKADVWSCGVILYALLVGALPFDDDNLRKLLEKVKRGLFYIPHFVPPECQNLLRGMIEVDPEKRLTLAEINRHIWVTAAGKGELELELSMMDVVQTHVIPSVEAIDPDVLQAIASLGCFKERDKLIQELLSPNHNTEKVIYFLLLERKRRRPACEDELEVMRSSMRGSAGQLEADPPRKRVDTCRVNGSTALNLGQISHGSPLTPRRQSSTRHHARRSPSTGCHTHASHSHSSTPGSSPLHAPAGLLSPHRAVPTSHMSQTIACGAHRLSIGSTITNVAGNGSSPTNQSVPTPTPALATVGIELNDVQPVVAVGVTPPGSPHTGAGSGAHHWRSRLTTIKNSFLGSPRFHRRKLLTSTEEVHLTPDSSPELTKKSWFGSLMTTEKDETFTVLVKGKPLASVKADLIHAFLSIAELSHSVSSPMSFRVEYKRGSTAPAMFQRQVRFQVDISAISKQPNEPLFAITFTLLSGNIRRFRRVCEHIQSQVCSRNVGMNLGGQSRAAPPSPRASRKFTTEMSESSSCGSDTSERLFLNPHPATRQVVCFNKIDSDIESDTSVFDVKSPTRENGRRSSTSTNNNNALSGETTPTPGSPPKAVRSNSESQNTPEKKCVTTMSGNNIA; the protein is encoded by the exons GTTTAGTTAAGCTCGGCGTGCACTGTGTGTTAGGCAAGAAGGTAGCGATCAAGATTATCAATCGCGAAAAGCTTTCGGAGTCTGTGTTGATGAAAGTGGAGCGTGAGATCGCCATTATGAAATTGATCGATCATCCGCATGTGCTCGGTCTCTCGGATGTGTACGAAAACAAGAAATATCT ATATCTTGTTCTGGAACACGTCTCGGGCGGGGAACTGTTCGATTATTTGGTTAAAAAGAGCAGACTGACCCCGAAGGAAGCGAGGAGATTTTTTCGACAAATAATTTCCGCATTAGATTTTTGCCACAGTCATAGTATATG CCATAGAGATTTGAAGCCTGAGAACTTGTTACTGGACGAgaagaataatattaagataGCGGATTTCGGAATGGCGTCCTTACAACCCGCAGGCTCCATGCTGGAGACCAGTTGCGGATCACCTCATTACGCTTGTCCCGAAGTCATCAGA GGTGAGAAATATGACGGTAGAAAAGCGGATGTATGGTCTTGTGGGGTAATACTTTACGCGCTTCTGGTAGGCGCCTTACCCTTTGACGACGACAATCTGAGAAAATTGTTGGAAAAAGTTAAGCGCGGATTGTTTTACATACCGCATTTTGTGCCGCCCGAGTGTCAGAATTTGCTCAGAGGCATGATAGAGGTCGATCCTGAGAAAAGATTGACG ttAGCAGAAATAAATAGGCATATTTGGGTGACGGCGGCGGGTAAGGGCGAGTTGGAATTGGAGCTGTCGATGATGGACGTAGTGCAGACGCACGTTATTCCGTCCGTGGAAGCGATCGATCCCGACGTGCTACAGGCGATCGCGAGTCTCGGTTGCTTCAAGGAGCGCGACAAACTCATTCAAGAGTTGCTCAGTCCGAA CCACAACACGGAGAAGGTGATATACTTCTTACTGCTAGAGAGGAAACGAAGAAGACCAGCGTGCGAGGACGAGCTCGAGGTAATGAGAAGTAGCATGAGAGGATCCGCGGGACAATTAGAGGCCGATCCGCCAAGGAAACGGGTGGATACGTGTAGAGTGAACGGAAGTACCGCGCTCAATCTCGGACAGATCAGTCACGGCTCGCCTTTGACGCCTAGAAGACAGTCCAG CACGAGACATCACGCGCGTCGATCACCGAGCACGGGATGCCACACTCACGCGTCCCATTCGCACTCGTCGACCCCGGGCAGCTCGCCGTTGCATGCACCGGCGGGTCTCCTGAGTCCCCATAGAGCGGTACCGACGTCGCACATGAGTCAGACGATCGCCTGCGGTGCGCACAGACTGTCCATTGGCAGTACCATCACTAATGTCGCCGGAAACGGCAGCAGCCCCACGAATCAAAGCGTCCCGACGCCGACGCCGGCCCTCGCCACTGTCGGCATTGAACTCAATGACGTACAGCCTG TAGTCGCAGTCGGCGTTACACCGCCAGGCTCGCCTCACACGGGAGCAGGGTCCGGAGCTCATCACTGGAGATCGCGATTAACCACGATCAAGAATTCTTTCCTGGGAAGTCCCAGGTTTCATCGTCGTAAATTGCTCACTAGTACCGAAGAG GTACATCTCACGCCGGATTCTTCGCCGGAACTTACCAAAAAATCATGGTTCGGTAGTTTGATGACTACGGAAAAAGACGAAACTTTTACCGTTTTGGTGAAAGGAAAACCGCTAGCTAGTGTAAAAGCTGATCTAATTCACGCTTTTTTATCG ATAGCAGAATTATCTCACAGCGTAAGCTCACCGATGTCGTTCAGAGTGGAGTACAAAAGGGGTAGTACCGCGCCAGCCATGTTCCAGAGACAAGTGCGATTTCAAGTTGACATTAGTGCGATTTCGAAGCAGCCGAACGAGCCCCTCTTTGCCATCACGTTCACGTTATTGAGCG GAAACATCCGAAGATTCAGGCGAGTATGCGAGCATATTCAGTCTCAGGTGTGTTCGAGAAACGTGGGTATGAACTTGGGAGGACAAAGCAGAGCCGCGCCGCCTAGTCCGAGGGCCTCCAGAAAGTTCACCACAGAGATGAGCGAGAGTTCCAGCTGTGGCAGTGATACCAGTGAACGACTCTTTCTTAATCCTCACCCAGCTACCAGACAGGTAGTCTGTTTCAATAAG ATCGATTCGGACATTGAGTCGGATACGTCTGTATTCGACGTAAAGTCACCAACCCGCGAGAATGGTAGAAGAAGTTCGACGTCGACGAACAACAACAATGCCCTATCGGGTGAAACGACACCGACCCCGGGCAGTCCGCCAAAAGCGGTGCGAAGCAATTCGGAGAGCCAAAATACGCCGGAAAAGAAATGCGTCACCACTATGAGCGGCAACAACATAGCGTGA
- the LOC105199717 gene encoding serine/threonine-protein kinase BRSK2 isoform X4: protein MQGKESPVGSNTQETHQYVGPYRLEKTLGKGQTGLVKLGVHCVLGKKVAIKIINREKLSESVLMKVEREIAIMKLIDHPHVLGLSDVYENKKYLYLVLEHVSGGELFDYLVKKSRLTPKEARRFFRQIISALDFCHSHSICHRDLKPENLLLDEKNNIKIADFGMASLQPAGSMLETSCGSPHYACPEVIRGEKYDGRKADVWSCGVILYALLVGALPFDDDNLRKLLEKVKRGLFYIPHFVPPECQNLLRGMIEVDPEKRLTLAEINRHIWVTAAGKGELELELSMMDVVQTHVIPSVEAIDPDVLQAIASLGCFKERDKLIQELLSPNHNTEKVIYFLLLERKRRRPACEDELEVMRSSMRGSAGQLEADPPRKRVDTCRVNGSTALNLGQISHGSPLTPRRQSRLLIICSTRHHARRSPSTGCHTHASHSHSSTPGSSPLHAPAGLLSPHRAVPTSHMSQTIACGAHRLSIGSTITNVAGNGSSPTNQSVPTPTPALATVGIELNDVQPVVAVGVTPPGSPHTGAGSGAHHWRSRLTTIKNSFLGSPRFHRRKLLTSTEEVHLTPDSSPELTKKSWFGSLMTTEKDETFTVLVKGKPLASVKADLIHAFLSIAELSHSVSSPMSFRVEYKRGSTAPAMFQRQVRFQVDISAISKQPNEPLFAITFTLLSDMAHGRKKS, encoded by the exons GTTTAGTTAAGCTCGGCGTGCACTGTGTGTTAGGCAAGAAGGTAGCGATCAAGATTATCAATCGCGAAAAGCTTTCGGAGTCTGTGTTGATGAAAGTGGAGCGTGAGATCGCCATTATGAAATTGATCGATCATCCGCATGTGCTCGGTCTCTCGGATGTGTACGAAAACAAGAAATATCT ATATCTTGTTCTGGAACACGTCTCGGGCGGGGAACTGTTCGATTATTTGGTTAAAAAGAGCAGACTGACCCCGAAGGAAGCGAGGAGATTTTTTCGACAAATAATTTCCGCATTAGATTTTTGCCACAGTCATAGTATATG CCATAGAGATTTGAAGCCTGAGAACTTGTTACTGGACGAgaagaataatattaagataGCGGATTTCGGAATGGCGTCCTTACAACCCGCAGGCTCCATGCTGGAGACCAGTTGCGGATCACCTCATTACGCTTGTCCCGAAGTCATCAGA GGTGAGAAATATGACGGTAGAAAAGCGGATGTATGGTCTTGTGGGGTAATACTTTACGCGCTTCTGGTAGGCGCCTTACCCTTTGACGACGACAATCTGAGAAAATTGTTGGAAAAAGTTAAGCGCGGATTGTTTTACATACCGCATTTTGTGCCGCCCGAGTGTCAGAATTTGCTCAGAGGCATGATAGAGGTCGATCCTGAGAAAAGATTGACG ttAGCAGAAATAAATAGGCATATTTGGGTGACGGCGGCGGGTAAGGGCGAGTTGGAATTGGAGCTGTCGATGATGGACGTAGTGCAGACGCACGTTATTCCGTCCGTGGAAGCGATCGATCCCGACGTGCTACAGGCGATCGCGAGTCTCGGTTGCTTCAAGGAGCGCGACAAACTCATTCAAGAGTTGCTCAGTCCGAA CCACAACACGGAGAAGGTGATATACTTCTTACTGCTAGAGAGGAAACGAAGAAGACCAGCGTGCGAGGACGAGCTCGAGGTAATGAGAAGTAGCATGAGAGGATCCGCGGGACAATTAGAGGCCGATCCGCCAAGGAAACGGGTGGATACGTGTAGAGTGAACGGAAGTACCGCGCTCAATCTCGGACAGATCAGTCACGGCTCGCCTTTGACGCCTAGAAGACAGTCCAG aTTGCTAATCATTTGCAGCACGAGACATCACGCGCGTCGATCACCGAGCACGGGATGCCACACTCACGCGTCCCATTCGCACTCGTCGACCCCGGGCAGCTCGCCGTTGCATGCACCGGCGGGTCTCCTGAGTCCCCATAGAGCGGTACCGACGTCGCACATGAGTCAGACGATCGCCTGCGGTGCGCACAGACTGTCCATTGGCAGTACCATCACTAATGTCGCCGGAAACGGCAGCAGCCCCACGAATCAAAGCGTCCCGACGCCGACGCCGGCCCTCGCCACTGTCGGCATTGAACTCAATGACGTACAGCCTG TAGTCGCAGTCGGCGTTACACCGCCAGGCTCGCCTCACACGGGAGCAGGGTCCGGAGCTCATCACTGGAGATCGCGATTAACCACGATCAAGAATTCTTTCCTGGGAAGTCCCAGGTTTCATCGTCGTAAATTGCTCACTAGTACCGAAGAG GTACATCTCACGCCGGATTCTTCGCCGGAACTTACCAAAAAATCATGGTTCGGTAGTTTGATGACTACGGAAAAAGACGAAACTTTTACCGTTTTGGTGAAAGGAAAACCGCTAGCTAGTGTAAAAGCTGATCTAATTCACGCTTTTTTATCG ATAGCAGAATTATCTCACAGCGTAAGCTCACCGATGTCGTTCAGAGTGGAGTACAAAAGGGGTAGTACCGCGCCAGCCATGTTCCAGAGACAAGTGCGATTTCAAGTTGACATTAGTGCGATTTCGAAGCAGCCGAACGAGCCCCTCTTTGCCATCACGTTCACGTTATTGAGCG aCATGGCACATGGCAGAAAAAAAAGTTAG
- the LOC105199717 gene encoding serine/threonine-protein kinase BRSK2 isoform X1, with product MQGKESPVGSNTQETHQYVGPYRLEKTLGKGQTGLVKLGVHCVLGKKVAIKIINREKLSESVLMKVEREIAIMKLIDHPHVLGLSDVYENKKYLYLVLEHVSGGELFDYLVKKSRLTPKEARRFFRQIISALDFCHSHSICHRDLKPENLLLDEKNNIKIADFGMASLQPAGSMLETSCGSPHYACPEVIRGEKYDGRKADVWSCGVILYALLVGALPFDDDNLRKLLEKVKRGLFYIPHFVPPECQNLLRGMIEVDPEKRLTLAEINRHIWVTAAGKGELELELSMMDVVQTHVIPSVEAIDPDVLQAIASLGCFKERDKLIQELLSPNHNTEKVIYFLLLERKRRRPACEDELEVMRSSMRGSAGQLEADPPRKRVDTCRVNGSTALNLGQISHGSPLTPRRQSRLLIICSTRHHARRSPSTGCHTHASHSHSSTPGSSPLHAPAGLLSPHRAVPTSHMSQTIACGAHRLSIGSTITNVAGNGSSPTNQSVPTPTPALATVGIELNDVQPVVAVGVTPPGSPHTGAGSGAHHWRSRLTTIKNSFLGSPRFHRRKLLTSTEEVHLTPDSSPELTKKSWFGSLMTTEKDETFTVLVKGKPLASVKADLIHAFLSIAELSHSVSSPMSFRVEYKRGSTAPAMFQRQVRFQVDISAISKQPNEPLFAITFTLLSGNIRRFRRVCEHIQSQVCSRNVGMNLGGQSRAAPPSPRASRKFTTEMSESSSCGSDTSERLFLNPHPATRQVVCFNKIDSDIESDTSVFDVKSPTRENGRRSSTSTNNNNALSGETTPTPGSPPKAVRSNSESQNTPEKKCVTTMSGNNIA from the exons GTTTAGTTAAGCTCGGCGTGCACTGTGTGTTAGGCAAGAAGGTAGCGATCAAGATTATCAATCGCGAAAAGCTTTCGGAGTCTGTGTTGATGAAAGTGGAGCGTGAGATCGCCATTATGAAATTGATCGATCATCCGCATGTGCTCGGTCTCTCGGATGTGTACGAAAACAAGAAATATCT ATATCTTGTTCTGGAACACGTCTCGGGCGGGGAACTGTTCGATTATTTGGTTAAAAAGAGCAGACTGACCCCGAAGGAAGCGAGGAGATTTTTTCGACAAATAATTTCCGCATTAGATTTTTGCCACAGTCATAGTATATG CCATAGAGATTTGAAGCCTGAGAACTTGTTACTGGACGAgaagaataatattaagataGCGGATTTCGGAATGGCGTCCTTACAACCCGCAGGCTCCATGCTGGAGACCAGTTGCGGATCACCTCATTACGCTTGTCCCGAAGTCATCAGA GGTGAGAAATATGACGGTAGAAAAGCGGATGTATGGTCTTGTGGGGTAATACTTTACGCGCTTCTGGTAGGCGCCTTACCCTTTGACGACGACAATCTGAGAAAATTGTTGGAAAAAGTTAAGCGCGGATTGTTTTACATACCGCATTTTGTGCCGCCCGAGTGTCAGAATTTGCTCAGAGGCATGATAGAGGTCGATCCTGAGAAAAGATTGACG ttAGCAGAAATAAATAGGCATATTTGGGTGACGGCGGCGGGTAAGGGCGAGTTGGAATTGGAGCTGTCGATGATGGACGTAGTGCAGACGCACGTTATTCCGTCCGTGGAAGCGATCGATCCCGACGTGCTACAGGCGATCGCGAGTCTCGGTTGCTTCAAGGAGCGCGACAAACTCATTCAAGAGTTGCTCAGTCCGAA CCACAACACGGAGAAGGTGATATACTTCTTACTGCTAGAGAGGAAACGAAGAAGACCAGCGTGCGAGGACGAGCTCGAGGTAATGAGAAGTAGCATGAGAGGATCCGCGGGACAATTAGAGGCCGATCCGCCAAGGAAACGGGTGGATACGTGTAGAGTGAACGGAAGTACCGCGCTCAATCTCGGACAGATCAGTCACGGCTCGCCTTTGACGCCTAGAAGACAGTCCAG aTTGCTAATCATTTGCAGCACGAGACATCACGCGCGTCGATCACCGAGCACGGGATGCCACACTCACGCGTCCCATTCGCACTCGTCGACCCCGGGCAGCTCGCCGTTGCATGCACCGGCGGGTCTCCTGAGTCCCCATAGAGCGGTACCGACGTCGCACATGAGTCAGACGATCGCCTGCGGTGCGCACAGACTGTCCATTGGCAGTACCATCACTAATGTCGCCGGAAACGGCAGCAGCCCCACGAATCAAAGCGTCCCGACGCCGACGCCGGCCCTCGCCACTGTCGGCATTGAACTCAATGACGTACAGCCTG TAGTCGCAGTCGGCGTTACACCGCCAGGCTCGCCTCACACGGGAGCAGGGTCCGGAGCTCATCACTGGAGATCGCGATTAACCACGATCAAGAATTCTTTCCTGGGAAGTCCCAGGTTTCATCGTCGTAAATTGCTCACTAGTACCGAAGAG GTACATCTCACGCCGGATTCTTCGCCGGAACTTACCAAAAAATCATGGTTCGGTAGTTTGATGACTACGGAAAAAGACGAAACTTTTACCGTTTTGGTGAAAGGAAAACCGCTAGCTAGTGTAAAAGCTGATCTAATTCACGCTTTTTTATCG ATAGCAGAATTATCTCACAGCGTAAGCTCACCGATGTCGTTCAGAGTGGAGTACAAAAGGGGTAGTACCGCGCCAGCCATGTTCCAGAGACAAGTGCGATTTCAAGTTGACATTAGTGCGATTTCGAAGCAGCCGAACGAGCCCCTCTTTGCCATCACGTTCACGTTATTGAGCG GAAACATCCGAAGATTCAGGCGAGTATGCGAGCATATTCAGTCTCAGGTGTGTTCGAGAAACGTGGGTATGAACTTGGGAGGACAAAGCAGAGCCGCGCCGCCTAGTCCGAGGGCCTCCAGAAAGTTCACCACAGAGATGAGCGAGAGTTCCAGCTGTGGCAGTGATACCAGTGAACGACTCTTTCTTAATCCTCACCCAGCTACCAGACAGGTAGTCTGTTTCAATAAG ATCGATTCGGACATTGAGTCGGATACGTCTGTATTCGACGTAAAGTCACCAACCCGCGAGAATGGTAGAAGAAGTTCGACGTCGACGAACAACAACAATGCCCTATCGGGTGAAACGACACCGACCCCGGGCAGTCCGCCAAAAGCGGTGCGAAGCAATTCGGAGAGCCAAAATACGCCGGAAAAGAAATGCGTCACCACTATGAGCGGCAACAACATAGCGTGA